One Defluviimonas sp. SAOS-178_SWC DNA window includes the following coding sequences:
- a CDS encoding protein adenylyltransferase SelO → MTVTFDNSYSRLPDRFFVRMQPAAVAEPGLIAVNAPLSHRLGLDPDLLAQPDWVAIFAGNAVPDGAAPLAQAYAGHQFGGWVPQLGDGRALLLGEVVAPDGRRFDIQLKGSGPTAFSRRGDGRAWIGPVLREYIVSEAMAALGVPTTRALAAVTTGEVVWRETALPGAVLARVASSHIRVGTFQYFAARGDSEALRLLADHVIARHYPDAETPLDLLDRVVAAQARLIARWMSLGFIHGVMNTDNMAISGETIDYGPCAFMDAYHPEKVFSSIDQFGRYAFNNQPQIALWNLAQFASCLLPLMGEEGPAIEAATASINRLPEIYGDEWLRLFRAKIGLATEEPGDRALIEALLSRMAEGRADFTRTFRGLAEGTAAAEFAAPDAFEGWATDWQARLAREADPKATLATANPAYIPRNHRVEEAIRAAVAGDFDPFHRLNAVLAHPFERCPEAEGYDAAPGEGEVVTRTFCGT, encoded by the coding sequence ATGACCGTCACTTTCGACAATTCCTATTCCCGCTTGCCGGACAGGTTCTTCGTCCGGATGCAGCCGGCCGCCGTCGCGGAACCGGGACTGATCGCCGTGAACGCCCCCCTTTCCCACAGGCTCGGCCTCGACCCCGATCTGCTGGCGCAGCCTGACTGGGTCGCCATATTCGCCGGCAATGCCGTGCCTGACGGTGCCGCGCCGCTGGCACAGGCTTATGCCGGGCACCAGTTCGGCGGCTGGGTGCCGCAACTCGGCGACGGGCGGGCCCTGCTTCTGGGCGAGGTCGTCGCCCCCGACGGGCGCCGCTTCGACATCCAGCTCAAGGGATCGGGGCCGACCGCGTTCTCGCGCCGGGGCGACGGGCGCGCCTGGATCGGGCCGGTCCTGCGCGAATACATCGTCTCGGAGGCGATGGCGGCGCTCGGCGTCCCGACGACAAGGGCGCTGGCCGCTGTCACCACGGGTGAAGTTGTCTGGCGCGAGACGGCCCTTCCCGGTGCGGTCCTCGCGCGGGTCGCGTCCAGTCATATCCGCGTCGGCACCTTCCAGTATTTCGCGGCGCGCGGCGATAGCGAGGCGCTGCGCCTTCTCGCCGACCACGTCATCGCCCGCCACTATCCCGACGCCGAAACCCCGCTCGATCTGCTCGACAGGGTCGTGGCGGCGCAGGCGCGGCTGATCGCGCGGTGGATGAGCCTTGGCTTCATCCACGGGGTGATGAACACCGACAACATGGCGATCTCGGGCGAGACGATCGACTACGGGCCCTGCGCCTTCATGGACGCCTACCACCCCGAAAAGGTCTTTTCCTCCATCGACCAGTTCGGCCGCTACGCCTTTAACAACCAGCCCCAGATCGCCCTTTGGAACCTGGCGCAGTTCGCTTCCTGCCTTCTGCCGCTGATGGGCGAGGAAGGCCCGGCCATCGAGGCCGCCACCGCGTCGATCAACCGCCTGCCGGAGATCTACGGGGACGAATGGCTGCGCCTCTTCCGCGCCAAGATCGGGCTTGCGACGGAAGAGCCCGGCGACCGTGCGCTGATCGAGGCGCTCTTGTCCCGGATGGCCGAGGGCCGCGCGGATTTCACCCGCACCTTCCGGGGCCTCGCCGAGGGCACCGCCGCCGCCGAATTCGCCGCGCCCGACGCGTTCGAGGGATGGGCGACGGACTGGCAGGCGCGGCTGGCGCGCGAGGCGGATCCCAAAGCTACGCTCGCCACGGCGAACCCGGCCTACATTCCCCGCAATCACCGGGTGGAGGAGGCGATCCGCGCCGCCGTCGCGGGCGATTTCGACCCGTTCCACCGGCTGAATGCCGTCCTCGCGCACCCGTTCGAGCGCTGCCCGGAAGCCGAAGGCTACGACGCGGCCCCCGGCGAAGGCGAAGTCGTCACCCGCACCTTTTGCGGCACCTGA
- a CDS encoding endonuclease/exonuclease/phosphatase family protein, producing MNVRLASYNVHKCVGLDRLRIPERVIAVVNALDADIVALQEVDLRLPPRPTALPYALIEQETDFGILPFALDGPSLGWHGQTILVRKGISVDKIRRIALPGLEPRGAILAEISSRAGPYRVVGVHLGLIRRYRSMQLAAIRAAIGRRGEMPTAILGDYNDWTARGGAEALGPGFRLHAPGRSYPAAGPIGALDRIALSDGLHMSRAGVFGGTPARVASDHLPIWADIRIETAR from the coding sequence ATGAACGTTCGTCTCGCCTCCTACAACGTCCATAAATGCGTCGGTCTCGACCGGTTGCGGATCCCCGAGCGCGTGATCGCAGTCGTCAATGCGCTCGACGCTGACATCGTCGCCTTGCAGGAGGTCGACCTCCGGCTGCCGCCCCGTCCCACCGCCCTGCCCTACGCGCTGATCGAACAGGAAACCGACTTCGGCATCCTGCCGTTCGCGCTGGACGGGCCGAGCCTTGGCTGGCACGGGCAGACCATCCTTGTCCGCAAGGGAATCTCGGTCGACAAAATCCGCCGTATCGCCCTGCCGGGGCTGGAGCCACGCGGCGCGATCCTGGCCGAGATCTCGTCCCGGGCGGGGCCGTACCGGGTCGTCGGCGTGCATCTGGGTCTCATCCGCCGCTACCGCTCCATGCAGCTTGCCGCGATCCGTGCGGCGATCGGCCGGCGGGGAGAGATGCCGACCGCCATCCTCGGCGATTACAACGACTGGACGGCGCGCGGCGGGGCCGAGGCGCTTGGCCCCGGCTTCCGGCTCCACGCGCCCGGCCGCAGCTACCCCGCCGCCGGCCCGATCGGCGCGCTCGACCGCATCGCGCTCAGCGACGGGCTGCACATGTCCCGGGCCGGCGTCTTCGGCGGTACCCCGGCGCGGGTCGCGTCGGACCATCTGCCGATCTGGGCCGACATCCGGATCGAGACCGCCCGCTGA
- a CDS encoding RidA family protein, translating into MSGITRIEIGKRMSNAVIHGGVARLAGIVGEPGGDVTQQTKDCVAEIDRLLALAGSDKTRILRAQIWLADINRDFAAMNAVWDQWVPEGHTPARATGEAKLATPDYLVEIIIDAAVA; encoded by the coding sequence ATGAGCGGAATTACCAGAATTGAAATTGGCAAGCGCATGTCGAATGCGGTGATCCATGGTGGCGTCGCCCGGCTCGCCGGTATCGTCGGCGAACCGGGCGGTGACGTCACGCAGCAGACGAAGGATTGCGTGGCCGAGATCGACCGGCTTCTCGCGCTGGCAGGTTCGGACAAGACGCGGATTCTGCGCGCGCAGATCTGGCTTGCCGACATCAACCGCGATTTCGCGGCGATGAACGCGGTCTGGGACCAGTGGGTTCCCGAAGGACACACGCCGGCCCGCGCGACCGGTGAGGCGAAGCTCGCCACGCCGGACTATCTTGTCGAGATCATCATCGACGCGGCCGTCGCCTGA